The Thalassotalea nanhaiensis genome has a window encoding:
- a CDS encoding Ppx/GppA phosphatase family protein, translated as MSASVPSCSQPLYAVIDLGSNSFHMLITRLVADSVQVVDKVKRKVRLASGLDVDNALSDEAMARGWECLSLFAERLQDIPDQNIKIVATATLRLATNSNTFITKAETILGHKINLISGIEEAHNIYLGVAHTTSSADKRLVIDIGGASTELIVGSGFDVKQACSLNMGCVTFNGEFFADGTFSENAFEQAINKARIILSDVSAQYKGIGWDTALGISGTLQAVAEVLTAQGKVQKITLANLQDIQQQVVSFQTIDKLNILGLEAERKPVFAPGLAILTAIFAEFNIAEVYLAGGAIREGVLYELLPNMRNVNIRQRTLLGLIQRFSIDERHAYRVADIANNAFEQLQTQWQLTNELGTILQSACVLHEIGLLLEYKGNKKHAKYILENTDLAGFSNSERKLLIALVTNHKTDIDETAIENQYLTSKQQAIFLIVILRIAVILSKRRTDDVMPSFSLTADQMNVSLHLPEVFVRNHPLISADLKQECIDLSTLGVTLVINSK; from the coding sequence GTGTCTGCAAGCGTACCTTCTTGCTCACAGCCGCTTTATGCGGTTATTGATTTGGGCTCCAACTCATTTCATATGTTAATCACTCGCCTGGTCGCAGACAGCGTCCAGGTAGTTGATAAAGTAAAACGTAAAGTACGTTTGGCTTCAGGCTTGGATGTTGACAATGCTCTCAGTGATGAAGCCATGGCGCGTGGCTGGGAGTGTTTAAGCCTTTTTGCCGAACGTTTACAAGATATTCCCGATCAAAATATTAAAATAGTTGCCACAGCTACCCTTCGTTTAGCGACTAATTCAAATACCTTCATTACTAAAGCTGAAACAATTCTTGGCCATAAAATTAACTTAATTTCCGGCATTGAAGAAGCTCATAATATCTATTTAGGCGTTGCGCATACCACAAGTAGTGCCGATAAGCGTTTAGTGATTGATATTGGTGGTGCAAGTACTGAGCTTATTGTTGGTAGTGGTTTTGATGTTAAACAAGCCTGCTCTTTAAATATGGGCTGCGTTACATTTAATGGTGAGTTTTTTGCTGATGGAACATTTAGCGAAAACGCCTTTGAGCAAGCAATTAATAAAGCCCGAATTATTTTGTCCGACGTATCTGCACAATATAAAGGTATTGGCTGGGATACTGCTTTAGGGATCTCAGGTACGTTACAAGCCGTTGCAGAGGTGTTAACCGCGCAAGGTAAAGTGCAAAAAATCACCCTAGCAAATTTGCAAGATATTCAACAACAAGTTGTTAGTTTTCAGACTATCGACAAGCTTAATATTCTAGGTTTAGAAGCAGAACGAAAACCTGTATTCGCACCTGGATTAGCAATATTAACTGCTATCTTTGCTGAATTTAACATCGCTGAGGTATATCTTGCCGGCGGCGCAATTAGGGAAGGTGTGTTGTACGAATTATTGCCAAACATGCGCAATGTAAATATCAGACAGCGTACTCTATTAGGTTTAATTCAGCGTTTTAGTATCGATGAGCGCCATGCTTATCGTGTCGCTGATATTGCCAATAACGCCTTTGAACAATTGCAAACACAGTGGCAATTAACCAATGAGCTTGGGACTATTTTACAATCAGCGTGTGTTCTACATGAAATCGGATTATTACTTGAGTACAAAGGTAATAAAAAACATGCCAAATATATTTTGGAAAATACTGACTTAGCAGGTTTTTCTAACTCTGAGCGGAAATTATTAATTGCGCTGGTGACAAACCACAAAACAGATATTGATGAAACCGCGATTGAAAATCAATACCTTACCAGTAAGCAACAAGCAATATTTCTTATTGTGATATTACGTATTGCGGTGATTTTATCTAAGCGCAGAACAGATGATGTGATGCCAAGCTTCAGTCTAACGGCTGATCAGATGAATGTTAGCTTACACCTACCGGAAGTTTTTGTTCGTAATCATCCATTAATTTCTGCAGATTTAAAACAAGAGTGTATCGATCTATCAACCTTGGGTGTGACGCTGGTAATAAATTCTAAGTAG
- the rhlB gene encoding ATP-dependent RNA helicase RhlB, whose translation MKKTHLTETKFSSLGLAPQVVTGLETMGFHYCTEIQEKSLPILLSGKDIAGQAQTGEGKTIAFLAAVFHHLLKNDKPAHNQPRAIIMAPTRELAIQIHNDAKEMAKSSGLRLGVVYGGEGYESQRLELEQGVDIVIGTCGRLIDYLKQGVYQLNNIEAVVLDEADRMFDLGFIKDIRFMFNRMPGAKERLNMLFSATLSFRVKELAFEHMNDPESVEVAPEQKTNLRISEELFYPSNDEKMALLQTIIEEEWPDKAIIFANTKHICERVWAHLQADKHRVGLLTGDVAQNKRIKILEQFTKGQLDILVATDVAARGLHIPSVTHVFNYDLPDDFEDYVHRIGRTGRAGATGHAISFACEDSVFNLPAIEDYIGHSLPVSKYDSEALLTDLPKPAHRPRRHQPNANRGKGGRQGSSNNRGHRRPHNPR comes from the coding sequence ATGAAAAAAACACACTTAACTGAAACAAAGTTTTCAAGTCTTGGTCTTGCTCCACAAGTAGTGACCGGATTAGAAACCATGGGCTTTCACTATTGTACTGAAATTCAGGAAAAATCATTACCGATTTTATTATCTGGTAAAGATATTGCTGGTCAGGCACAAACTGGTGAAGGCAAAACAATCGCCTTTCTTGCTGCGGTTTTTCATCATTTACTTAAAAATGACAAACCAGCACACAACCAGCCTCGAGCTATTATTATGGCGCCTACTCGTGAGTTGGCGATTCAAATACATAATGATGCCAAAGAGATGGCAAAAAGTTCAGGCTTACGTCTTGGCGTAGTTTATGGCGGAGAAGGCTATGAAAGCCAACGTCTAGAATTAGAGCAAGGAGTCGATATTGTTATCGGTACTTGTGGACGCTTGATTGACTATTTAAAGCAGGGTGTATACCAGCTTAATAATATCGAAGCTGTTGTACTTGATGAAGCTGACCGAATGTTCGATCTTGGCTTTATCAAAGATATCCGCTTTATGTTTAATCGCATGCCGGGTGCTAAAGAACGTTTAAATATGCTGTTTTCAGCAACGCTTTCGTTCAGAGTTAAAGAATTAGCCTTCGAACACATGAACGATCCTGAAAGTGTTGAGGTAGCGCCTGAGCAAAAAACTAATTTACGAATTTCAGAAGAGCTATTTTATCCGTCAAATGACGAAAAAATGGCACTGCTACAAACCATAATTGAAGAAGAATGGCCTGATAAAGCTATTATCTTTGCTAATACCAAGCATATTTGTGAAAGAGTTTGGGCGCATTTGCAAGCAGACAAACATCGTGTTGGTTTATTAACCGGTGATGTGGCACAAAACAAGCGTATTAAAATTCTTGAGCAGTTTACTAAAGGTCAATTAGATATTTTAGTGGCAACAGATGTGGCAGCACGTGGCTTACACATTCCAAGTGTTACCCATGTATTTAACTATGACTTGCCTGACGACTTTGAAGATTATGTACATCGTATTGGCCGTACTGGTCGAGCTGGTGCAACAGGTCATGCAATTAGTTTTGCTTGTGAAGACTCAGTGTTTAACTTGCCTGCGATTGAAGATTATATCGGGCATAGTTTGCCAGTAAGTAAATATGATTCTGAAGCGCTATTAACAGACTTACCTAAGCCTGCACACAGGCCTCGTCGTCATCAACCAAATGCCAACCGTGGCAAAGGTGGTCGACAAGGTAGTTCTAATAACCGTGGCCATCGTCGCCCTCATAATCCGAGATAG